One Gossypium arboreum isolate Shixiya-1 chromosome 13, ASM2569848v2, whole genome shotgun sequence genomic window, TTTGCTTAGAATTTGGGGAGCCGTTGGATATGGCCCTTTACTCGTATTAGGGCAGTATAAATCAAGGTAGTTTATACTGACGACGCACAGGCTAGATCAATGTGAGTTCTCGTATAAGAGGGACAATTATAAGAAAAATGTTTGAGAGATTTCTGATGCTTGGAAGCAGACCCATTGGATGAAGAGATTGGCTGTTGGTTCAATGACAACTTCTGAATACAACGGCTGGTTTAGTAaaaggattaatgataatatccctGGGCTGAGTTTAGAGGGCACTCGATCAATGGAGGAATACTTGCAAGTGGTTCTATCAGAGCTAGAGGTTATAATGCAAGACTTCGAAAGGAAGAATTAAGAGCTCGGTAAGATGATAGAATAACTAGAAGAGGAGAAGATGCATCTGAGGCTAGATGTCGATGTTCAGAAATTGCAGACTGAGaaattaagaaaaagaaagaataaggCCGATAAGGATTTGGATAGTTTGAAGATAGATTATAAGAAGCTACGTCTATCAATGAGAACTGCTAGGTTGGGGAATGCTTTAGAGTAGTGGCGTCAAGAGATTCGAGAGGAAAAGATTAAAGCTGATTGGTGGGAAAGGAAATTTCAAGAGGCTCAAACGCGAAATGAGGCCCTAGAAAAGAATCTATCGAAAGCCCAAAATGAGGAAAATGGGTTGAAGGTTAGAATAGCCGAACTAGAAAAATTGCTTTATCAGTACCGTAGTCGTAACTCTATAACGGAACTAAAGGCGAGCTTGGATAGGATTGAAGAACTGAAAAAGAAGGTCCAAGAACTCGATATAGCGCTAGAAAACAGTGAGCTCCAGATGGAGCTCTTTGAAACAAGTAATAAGCAGTGTAATGAGCAACTCCATCGATCTCAAAGTCAAATTATGGACAGAGACTACATTATGGGCGAAGCTGTGGCCCAAGTTCGAGAGGTGGCCGACCATCTATAAACTTTAGCAATTCAAGAAGATGTGTTCAGTGTAAAGTATGAGTTAGAGTCAGACCGGGGGTAAGAGCTAGCTTCACTacttaagaaaattaaaattttaagcatTAAGGCAAAGCCTTATTTGTAacccattttgtgtaaagaactttattttctagtaaagttttctaaatgggattgaatcagaatcaacgcctttttgcattcatgcatctgcattacatcatatgcattaaattctACCAAAAGatcctaattaattaaaaaattattttagtaatcTGGAAACCGACAAAAATCTACCAAGTACGCATGCTTACGGTACACGAAAAAAACCAAGGTAATGGATAAAAGACTAGAAAGGCTGGAACAGATGCAGAAGGAGATGCAAGAACAGATACAAGCtcaaatgcaagagcaattggaTAAGCTCGAGTAAGATATGAGGTACCAAATACTGGAGTCGCAAAGAAACATGATAAACCAGCTAACACAACTACTGATTGGTGGACAGGAAAAAGGAAAAAGTCCTACGATCAAGGCTGGAGAGAATAATGAGGAACCACTTTATCCTCCAGGTTTTACCCCAATACATGCTCAAGCACCACTAGAAGTAAACCTACGGAGACCATCTGTTACGATCAAGCCTCAACAATTTTAGGCTGGGGATTCGATACCAATGAACTTTCAGGTTGGCTCAGGTTCTAAACTAAGAGATAACCGAATTAATCCAGTTGTTCTTGATTTGGATGAAGTTGTAGAAAAGGAAAGGGCAAGGATAGAATCGTAAAAGCAGTTAGAGGACCAATGTAAATGGCTGGAGGAAAAGTTCAGGGCAATGGAAAGTGCTAATAGTCATCATAGAATTGACGGTAAAGATCCGAGCTTGGTCCTAGACTTAGTACTTCCCTACAagttcaaaatgccagaattcAATAAGTATAATGGGACTAGTTGCCCCGAGGCTTACATCACCATGTTTTGTAGACGGGTGACTGGATATGTTAACAATGATCAACTACTAATACATTGCTTCTAGGATAGTCTAGCGGGGGCAgcatccaaatggtacaaccaattgagcCGTACCAGAATTGGTTCTTTGGTTCATAGAGAGATCTAGCACAAGCATTCATGAAGCAGCACAGCCATGTGACGGATATGACTCCTGATAAGATTACTCTGCAGAACAGAGAGAAGAAATCAAATGAGGGTTTTAGATAATATGCACAGAGATGGAGGGAAATGGCCATCCAGGTTCAGTCACCGCTCTTGGATAAGGAAACCACAATGCTCTTTATTAACACTCTAAAGGCTCTGTTCATCACCCACATGCTGGGAAGTGCCTCAAAAAGTTTTTCAAATACAATGATGATGGCGAAATGATTGAGAATGCAATAAGAAGCGGAAGGATAGAGGCAGGGGAAAATTCTAAAAGGTCAGCCCCGCGGAAAAAGGAAAACGAAATGAACAATACAAACATGGGGTACTCAAAATCAGTTACTATAAGCCAACCAAGAGCGATGGCTGCTGGTCAGCGCTCATCCAGACAAAAATCTAGTGCGAAGCAAAATGTTGAGAAACTCTAATTTATGCCAATCCTAATGATGTATAAGGATCTGtatcaaagtttatttgatgTGCATGTGGTGGCCTCTTTTTATTTAAAGCCTTTACAGCCcttataccccaaatggtatgatacaAATGCTCAATGTGAGTACCATGCAGGGATCACAGAGCATTCAATAGAAAACTACACTACCTTGAAGAAGTTAGTTGAAAGATTTATTCAAATAGGCATTGTGAAGTTTGATAATGCACCTAGTGCGGAAAACCCGTTACCTAATCATACTGATAATGGAGGGGGAGGAGAAGGATCAAGAAAAATATTGCATAATTAAAAACTCCTTTGAGATGGGTCTGGAGGGAGATGGTGAAAAAGGGGTTAATAGTTTTGGATTCAGAAGAGGGTTGCAAAAAGAGGAACTACTGCGAGTTCCATCATGAAGAGGGGTATGAAATCCAAGAATGTGTAGAATTTAGAGCTTGGGATAGAGTTTTGTGAAGAAGTTAAAGAAGAAGGAAGTATATGCGCGTCAGAATCAACAACGAAGGTCCCAAAAGTTAATTATCCTGTGGTTGTTATTTCGCGTCCTAAAAGTAATGAAGCTGGGATGCAGATGACatataacaccccctaacccaatTTCGTCACCggagggttatgaggtattacctaaCGATTACAACAACATCTGAACACTCACATAGCAAAAATTTAAACTGTACAATACTATGCTACCAAGccgaatttaaaaaaaatatatatatttttaatcaaaATCTTAAgcttataataaaaaatatgttaTAAAAACTCATGCCAatataaaattacacattaaattcAACATGTATAAACAAACATAGTATAATGTAATGTACATAAAGTAACGTTATAACAAAACCAAATATGCATCATTTCTTATAAATGTTTAAGCAAAATAACCATGTCCATTTCAACCATTTTGAACGTCTATATAAAACCATATATGCTCAATATGcataccaaaatcatatatatgtatataataaaccGAATATAAATACTAATTAATAAGCTTAAAACATACTCATGCTTGCCGTTACCACCGAATATCAAAATCCAATTCACAAATGATCAATTTATAAGTATAAATATTCAATCATCAACcaagaacataaaaaaaaactCACTTATCACGACATATACATATCATGATTAAACTTACACCACCATAGCATATAATACTTAGACTCGATTAAGGCCCATTATTCCATCATATTCAAATTTTACCAAACTAATATTATAACCCATATTGATCATTACTATAATCAAATACGCATAGTTTAGGTATCACAAATAAAGGCAAActcaaaccacaaccaaacataaccaaaCTTTAACATGtaaattaagtcattttcgcatgacttaaccattatacatatatgaaatttaaacatctccaaaagagttattagcttatacatgccataagtaccaaaccaatttttaaaagtaccaaaatattgaagatagtgtggatgactttactAACGATCCCTCGAGTGCGTAacgatctccaaaatctataaaatagagacaagaaaaaaaaaacacatccAAAGTAAGCtaccatagcttagtaagttataagaaTCAAAACTCAAAGTTCAATTTAATAGTCTAGTATCATCTAACTAAGTCATGCTACTAGATCATTTAGTCAATATCTTACCACATTCAAGGCAATTTATTAATCATATACTCAATTTCAGCTAAGTCCAATATGCATATGCTCAACCACAATATACTACATTACTCTCAAACACAAAACCTAATGCATTTAACATTCCATCATCGTATAACATTAATATATTTGAGCACAAAGCCATTAAAACCAATCTATCTTTACACATACTTTCAATATATAATATCCATCACATAGAATCGATGCTCACCTGCACAAACTTGAGCTATACATCATAGTTGTTCATCAAGaaatttgaagctttaatttgttcaACCATTTCCGATCTACTCAAATAaatcgcacacctagtgctattGTTTACtcggaaaatatatatatatagtttgcacacttagtgctcgatatttaaactcgcacacttagtgctcaataaccatattcgcacacttagtgcaagatTCACATCCGCAATCGTTtatactcgcacacttagtgcctaaaTTCTATTACTCAATAcacatcaatttaaattcatcaatTTCCTTGATATTCGGCAACATCAATCTTTCATGTAATTCAATTCGACTCATACacttaaattgatttaaatttaatcaacaacaaaataaaaaattgcttaataacttacctcggatatagaCGGATAGTTAAATTCGACTACTCAACGAtttttgattttccccgatccaTGTCCGATCtttttagttcttgatctaaaaagttCCAAATTAAGCTATTCAAATAGAATTTCATTCATTTAGGTCCAAATACACATAATTGAAGaatttaccaatttacccctaacattatccacttttacaatttaatccaattttcacaaaacacaaaatatgaagaATTTGCATATACAATGCTAGGGCCAAATGTTCACTAGGCTTACATAAGTCCTCCTATTTCACTAATTTCACAATCTAGTCCTTCAATTTAGTGTTTTCGCAATTTAACCCTAAAtgctcaaaattaccaaaaatcccaataccaaaaaatgttaatctaacacatttattttattttctaacatcaaacataaatttcatcaaactatcaacaatgacacttcatgaatacataatcaaatttcaaaatttgagcatgggctttatagtattcaaagcaatgatctcaaaaatgtaaaaattaataaaaatcaaactCAAATCACTTACCTAATTGAACTTGCAAGGACCGAAAATCTCAAAGCTtaaactttctttttctttctcttaatTTCGGCCAAAACTAATAAGAAAGATGAGCACTTTCatcttttatcaaatataatattttaacatgtattaaaatataccataatgtcataaaatataataaacaattCAATTCACTATTTCATGCATATGGCCAGCCACTAATTCCTATTTATGGCCAAATTGCAACCTTAATATTCCATAGTATAAAAACAATCATAATTTGGCCCTTAtacattaacccttaaatttttcattttacacgattaaacCCTTTTTCATTAATCGACCTCCAAACACTAAATTTttttaaacgaaactttcacaaaagcaacttcacacattttaaacatagaaaataatatttaaatattattctgactcgaattcatggtctcgaaaccaccgttccaatgagggtcaaaattgggctgttacatgacACCAAAAGTCATAATCCAGAAACCAGCTGTCTTCTCTTATAAGGATAGTAAAAGGGTCTCCTGGAATTATGATTGTAATGTGACAATCTTGGGAAAGGAGAGTTTCACTAGTGCTTTAAAGGAAGACCAAGATGGAGGTTCCCACACACGTAGTGGAAGACACTACGATTTGATAAATGCCCGAACAGAACCTGTAAAAGGAAAAGCCATGATGGTGGAACAAAAAAACAGAAAAGCAGTCGAACCTGAGTTACTTGTTAATGAGTCAGTAAAAGAGGTTCCTAAAATTTCTGAAGCACAGTGAGTATAGCGTTGTAGAACAGTTGCATAAAAAACCAACTCGTATATCTATACTTGCTTTACTCCTAAGTTCAGAGGAACACCGAAGTGTATTGATGAAAGTGTTAAACGAGACATACGTGACCAATGATATCTCTATCAATAAATTGGATCGGCTGGTTAATAACATAAGTGCTGATAACTTCATCTTTTTCAATGATGATGAGATACCACCAAGAGGTATGGGATCCACTAAAGCCCTACACATAACCACCAGATCCAAAGGGTACACATTGCTAGGAGTTTTGATAGATAATGGGTCGACATTGAATGTATTATCCTTATCTACATTAAATAGATTACCTGTGGTTAGTTCACACATGAAGGGATGTTAGAATATATTGCGTGCATTCGATGGCACAGAAAGAAGGGCCATGGGGAGAATAGAAATACCTTTGTCGTTTGGCCTAACTACATATGAGGTGGACTTCTTAGTGATGGATATTAAACCCTCTTACAACTTTTTGTTAGGGAGACCTTGGATACATTCGGCAGGGGCAGTGCCTTCGTCGCTACATCAAAAGTTAAAGCTAGTATCAAAAGATCGGCTGGTGACGATAAGGGCCGAAGAAGATATTATTGTAGCTGTAACCAGTGACACGCCATATTTAGAGACAAATGATGAAGCAATCGAATGTTCTTGTCTGTCTTTGGAGTTTATAAATGCAACATTCATTAATGAAGGGAGTAAGATTCTGGCACTGAAATATCAAAAACTACAAGGATGGGTCTACAGTTAATGGTAGGAATGGGAGCTTTACTAGGAAAGGGACTTGAGAGACATCTCCAGGAAAGAGTTGTGGTTCCAATGCTGAAGGACAAACATGACCGCTTTGGTTTAAGATTCAGACTAGATGcgaaacaaagaaagaaggagTTGGAAAAAAGGTAGGAAAGAAGAAGGGCACATTTGAGTGGTGAAGAAATCAAGTGGGAACCCATAATAATTCCTCACATATCCAAGACTTTCGTATCGAGAGGGATTGTTCATCCTGAGCGAAGGACGCCAAAAGAAGAAAACATTGAAGAAATGTTGAGAAATAtacatatcaatgccatatccgaAGAGACAGCTGAATGAGGGACCTTGTCAGATATTTGCCCTTATGAGCCTAGGAGTGTTCTGAACAATTGGATTGCGAATAaaattcctgtagtttttagagcttactcagagtaatgttcaaaatgCGCTTGTTGTTTTAAGCTTAGAAGCAATAATaattcttttgtgaaataggctcatgcccaaacatcattatttcaatgaagtacatctttgctttgttttgagcaaatattctttcattctttccaTATCagtaattattttattctttccgtACGAGTAATTATCTTTGTCCTTTTGGACTTTCTTCCAAATCattctttcatttcattcataatcataccatacagataataattcttaaattcattcattctttatatattttgtacctacaataggtccctggatatcaatgacatgagtgaCGCTGTTATTGACTCAGAATCGCTTTGTGAGCAAGACAGGTGTTTAGAGGGATcccaggattttgaagatgacagagattgtaacTTATCTCCAgacttgttaaggatggtaaAACAAGAGGAAAAACAAATTCTTCCTCATAAGGAGACAATGGACATGGTGACCTTGGAAGAAGGAAAAGTAGTAAAAATTGGAACGTACATAATCGAAGAAATGAAGCGAGACCTTGTTGGGTTACTTCAAGAATTTAAAGATGTCTTCGtatggtcataccaagatatgcccgggTTAAGCACCGATATTGTAGTGCACCGCCTTCCCATAAAAGAAGATTGTAGGCTAGTTCAACAAAAGCTTTGAAGGATGGGGCCAAACATTATGCTAAAAATAAAGGAGGAAGTTAAAAAGTAATTTGATGCTGGATTCCTGCAAGTGATgaaatactcagaatgggtagccaacattgtgtctgttcctaagaaagatggaaaggtacgaatgtgtgtggattatagAGACTTAAATAAGGCTAGCCCAAAAGACAACTTCCCTTTGCCTCACATTGATACTCTGGTAGATAATACAGTAGGCTTCTTGTTgttttcctttatggatggtttctcgggatataatcagataaagatgcatcctgaagatatgggaaagactaccttcataaccttgtggggtacattttgttataaggtgatgccgtttgggctgaagaATACAGGAGCGACGTATCAAAGGGCCATGATGACCTTGTTCCATGATATGATACATAAAGAGATCAAATTttatgtcgacgatatgattgccaaATCCCGAATCGAAGAGAAACACATCCAAGTGTTGAGAAATTTGTTTTTgagattgagaaaatttcaaCTGAAGCTCAATCCAACAAAATGTACTTTTTGAGCTAGATCGGGAAAACTGTTGGGCTTTGTAGTCAGTGAGAGGGGCATTGAGGTTGACCCAGAAAAAGTTCGGGCTATACAAGAATTGCCTCCACCGCGTActtaaaaagaagttcgaggcttCCTTGGAAGgttaaattacattgctcggttcattttacaattaattgagaaatgtgaccctatatttcgTCTTCTTAAAAAACACAACCCAGGTGTATAGGTTGATAAATGCTAGAAAGCTTTCGATATGGTTAAAAAGTACTTTTCAAGTTCCCGAGTGTTGTCACCTCCAAGCCTAGATAGGCTGTTAATACTGTATTTAACAATGTTTAATaactctatgggatgtgtgcttggtcaacatgatgagtcaggaagaaaagaaaaggcgatatattacctctgtaagaaattcactgagtgtgaatTGAGATATTCGTCGATTGAGAAATTATGTTGCGCTTTAATTTGGATAACTCGGAGGTTGAGGCAATACATGCTGCACCATACGACCTGGCTAATCTCAAAATTGGACTCTCTAAAATATATTATGGAGTCTAATGCTTTGAACAGAACGATGGCTAGATGGAAAATTCTACTCTCTAAATTTGACATaatctatgtgagccaaaaggcCATGAAAGGAAGCACAATAGTAGATTTTCTGGCTAGCAGAGCTCCAGAAGATTATGATcccttgaattttgatttccccaGTGAAGAGATAATGTATGTGGCAGCTACTGAAAAGGACACTACAAAAGATCATATTTGGAAATTGAACTTTGACAGAGCCTTAAATGATGTGggtaatggaattggggcagtcctggtatccctaaatggagatcattattcattcacatgtaaattggattttgattacaCAAATATTATGGCAGAgtatgaggcatgtatcatgggactccgtgtagccatagaacGCAAGATTAGAGCGCTGGAAGTATATGAAGATTCCGCACTAGTGATTTACCAACTAAGAGATAAGAGAttccaaattgatcaattatcgaaggtTAGTTCTAAGGTTAATtgaggagtttgatgatattaccttcaattatctctcgcgagacgaaaaccagatggcagatgctttgacTACTTTGGCTTCCATGATCAAAGTAAGCAAACAAAAGAATATAAAACCCATTCGGATGAGTGTTTATGAAGCCCCATCTCATTGTTCCAACATGGAGAAAGCAGAGATGACCACCCTTGGTATCAatatatattgcgatatgtgagaaaTTTTGTGTATCCTGACCAAgcaactgagaatgataaaaggtCGTTGAGAAGACTAGCCAATgattatgtcttagatggggagaccCTGTACAATAGAAGAAAGGATCAGGTACTATTGAGATGTGTGGACGCTTTgaagctaagaaaatcttggaagaagttcaagagggtgtttgtgggacgcATGCTAACGGTTTCACAATGGCAAGACAAATTATGAGATTTGGATATTACTGGCCTACCATGGAGGGAGACTGCATCAATTACGCTAAGAgatgtcacaaatgtcaaatttatggtgacaaaattcatgtacctccttcacctttgcatgttatgacttctccatggcctttctccatgtggAGCATAGATGTCATAGAGCCAATCTCACTGAAAGCTTCGAATAGGCATCGgctcatctttgtggtcattgactatTTCACCAAGTAGGTAGAGGctacttcatatgccaatgtaacTAAGTCGGCAGTcagcaaatttttaaagaaggaaattatatgtcgatatggaatgcctgagaggatcatatctAAAAATGCATTAAATTTGAACAATAGCACAATAGCAAAGGTCTACAATCAATTCAAGAttagacaccacaactcgtcaccgtatcgctCGAAAATGAATGAGGTAGTAGAgacagccaataaaaatattaaaaagaacGTAGGGAAAATGACTAAGACtaataaagattggcatgagaagttaccatttgccctctttgTTTATTAAATGTGTGTCAAGACCTCTACTGGAGCAATGCCTTTCTCTTTGG contains:
- the LOC128286794 gene encoding uncharacterized protein LOC128286794: MARWKILLSKFDIIYVSQKAMKGSTIVDFLASRAPEDYDPLNFDFPSEEIMYVAATEKDTTKDHIWKLNFDRALNDVEYEACIMGLRVAIERKIRALEVYEDSALVIYQLRDKRFQIDQLSKMADALTTLASMIKVSKQKNIKPIRMSVYEAPSHCSNMEKAEMTTLGINIYCDM